The Erythrolamprus reginae isolate rEryReg1 chromosome 3, rEryReg1.hap1, whole genome shotgun sequence genome contains a region encoding:
- the LOC139165395 gene encoding rho GTPase-activating protein gacV-like, giving the protein MATTNKTSLQSIQASLNLIQEFMVRSQESATATQETIRQNQEETNKNFEKMSDKIEGLENQMENIQEIIINHEQRIQKLETDTRRIDEKRGEAEGRLKAANKDLEASIAILEMEKLAHFLRFQNISENADEDLFNKLAELISENTQIEVEEMKNHIDEIYRIQTNYAKNHRLPREVHHLEKEEDNRQGIEDRVREERLEEKRGEEDQDKGKQQKEDRVTTRAAAKHQ; this is encoded by the exons ATGGCGACAACGAATAAAACATCTCTCCAATCAATACAAGCTTCTCTGAATTTAATCCAGGAATTCATGGTACGGAGTCAGGAGTCTGCGACAGCAACTCAAGAAACTATAAGACAGAATCAAGAGGAAACAAATAAGAACTTTGAAAAAATGTCTGACAAAATCGAAGGTTTAGAAAATCAAATGGAGAATATACAGGAGATCATAATTAATCACGAACAAAGGATTCAAAAACTAGAAACAGACACAAGGAGAATAGATGAGAAAAGAGGTGAAGCGGAAGGAAGATTAAAGGCGGCCAATAAAGATCTCGAGGCCTCGATTGCAATATTGGAAATGGAAAAATTGGCACATTTCCTCCGCTTCCAAAACATCTCTGAAAACGCAGATGAAGATCTATTCAACAAATTAGCAGAATTAATAAGTGAAAATACACAAATTGAAGTCGAGGAGATGAAAAATCACATTGATGAAATATATAGAATTCAGACAAACTATGCGAAAAATCACAGACTACCGAGAGAAGTTCAC CATCTAGAAAAAGAGGAAGATAACCGCCAAGGTATAGAAGATCGAGTGCGAGAGGAAAGactggaggagaagagaggagaggaggaccaGGACAAGGGAAAACAACAAAAGGAGGACAGAGTCACAACAAGAGCAGCGGCAAAGCATCagtag